The stretch of DNA AACGCCGCCCGTATCCGCCTCCAGCGCGGCGATGCCGCCGGTGCGGCCGAGCTCTATCAGCGTCTCCTCGACATCACGCCCCAGAACAACACCGAGCGGCCGATCTTCGAGCTCCGACTCGGTGAGGCCCGCGCCCTCGCGGCCGTCGGCGGCACGACCAGCGCCGCGGTACCGCCTGCGCCTGCTCCGGCGCCTGCGACCGCTCCACAGGGTGCCGAGCAGCCCGCCCAGCCGCCGCCGACTTCGACAACGGGCCAGTAGAGATCAGGAAAACAGCCCGCCGCTCGGGCGGCGGCACAGCAGGGCGCGGATCAGAGACCCAGACGACGCTTCATGGCCGCGGTGAGAGACTGTCTCACGGCGGCCATTTCCTTCCAGGGGTCCTCGCGCAGCCCGGCGAGGCGCGCCGGGACGTTCTCGACGTTGAACGTGTCCGAGCGCACGTCGTCCTGAAGCTCATCCCACGTAATCGGCACAGCCACGGGGGCACCGGGGCGGGCGCGCGTCGAGTAGGCCTCGATCGCGGTCGCCCCGCGTGTGTTGCGCATGTAGTCGAGCAGGACGCGACCCTTCCGCTTCTTCTTCGACATGTCCAGCGTGTAGCGGTCCGGCGCGGCCGAGGCCAGCAGGGAAGCCACGGCCTTCGAGAACTGCCGGACCTCCTCCCAGTCCGCCCGCCGCACCAGCGGCACCACCACATGAAGACCCTTGCCGCCCGTCGTCTTCACGAAACTGACGAGGCCCAGCTCCGCGAGAAGATCGCGCACGTGAGTGGCCGCCTCGACGATCATGTCCCAGCCGACGTCCTCATCGGGGTCGAGATCGATCAGGAACCGGTCCGGCCGCTCCAGCTGGTCCTGGCGCACGTTGAACGTGTGCAGCTCCAGCGCGCCGATCTGCGCCAGCGAGACGAGGCCAGCCACGTCATCCACCACGCCGTACCACTCCGGACCGTCCTTCTCCTCGACCTCCACGCGATGGATGTCGGGGGGCGCGGAATCGTCCATGTGCTTCTGGAAGAAACACCAGCCGTCGCGACCGGAGGGGCAGCGCACCAGTGTCAGGGGCCGGCCGGAGATATGGGGCAGGATCCAGTCGGCGACGGCCTGGTAATACTCCGCCAGATCCAGCTTCGTGAGACCCTGCTCGGGGTAGAGCACCTTATCGGGACTCGTGAGACGGACGTCGCCGATCTGGACGGCGGCGCCTGCTTTCGCGGCCTTGCCGGCTGTTTTTTTCGCTGGTTTTCCGGACTTTCTTGCAGCCTTCTTCGCCGGATCCGCGGCCGGCGTCTTCGACGCTCCCGCTGACGCATCCCCGAGCGGCTGCTCGAGCGTGACCTCACGCGCATCCTTGTCCTGCCGCAGACCCTCGAAGCTGGGATGCCGCAGACGTCCGTCGCTCGTCATCTCCGTAAACCGCACCTGCGCCACCAGAACCGGCTCCACCCACCGCGCCGCCCGGCCCGCAGCGCCGCGCGGAGGGTCCACGAACGGAGATTCCTCCCGCTCCAGCAGCTCCAGCCGATTCCGGAGGTCCCGGAGGACCGCGTCCGTGAA from Longimicrobiales bacterium encodes:
- the ligD gene encoding DNA ligase D; translation: MTPASPDRDWLAPQLATLAKDAPDGDDWIHEIKFDGYRLLAWIDGADVRLMTRNRKDWTERFPDVVAALASIGVRDSVWDGELAVELENGATSFQALQNALTDPTRGTLRFFLFDVLRHSGSDVRRRPLLERKDLLRAALPDADSILRYSDHVQGNGAAFFQAACELDLEGIISKRAAAPYRGGRGSDWLKVKCLRVQEFVVGGFTEPSGSRAGIGALHVGAYEGGRLIYRGKVGTGFTDAVLRDLRNRLELLEREESPFVDPPRGAAGRAARWVEPVLVAQVRFTEMTSDGRLRHPSFEGLRQDKDAREVTLEQPLGDASAGASKTPAADPAKKAARKSGKPAKKTAGKAAKAGAAVQIGDVRLTSPDKVLYPEQGLTKLDLAEYYQAVADWILPHISGRPLTLVRCPSGRDGWCFFQKHMDDSAPPDIHRVEVEEKDGPEWYGVVDDVAGLVSLAQIGALELHTFNVRQDQLERPDRFLIDLDPDEDVGWDMIVEAATHVRDLLAELGLVSFVKTTGGKGLHVVVPLVRRADWEEVRQFSKAVASLLASAAPDRYTLDMSKKKRKGRVLLDYMRNTRGATAIEAYSTRARPGAPVAVPITWDELQDDVRSDTFNVENVPARLAGLREDPWKEMAAVRQSLTAAMKRRLGL